Proteins encoded in a region of the Elaeis guineensis isolate ETL-2024a chromosome 7, EG11, whole genome shotgun sequence genome:
- the LOC105048196 gene encoding uncharacterized protein yields the protein MGNCMETCSPRVDEGEVKPRGAGESGVGGGKEGGLKVKVLLTRGELQWLMLQLEEEEKRLEDVLMEMDRERRRREGAGRAQGWKPSLESIMEVPEVQSSDMGE from the coding sequence ATGGGCAACTGCATGGAGACCTGTTCGCCAAGGGTAGATGAGGGAGAGGTGAAACCAAGAGGAGCAGGAGAAAGTGGTGTGGGTGGTGGAAAGGAAGGTGGTTTGAAGGTTAAGGTCCTGTTGACAAGAGGGGAGCTCCAGTGGTTGATGCTtcagctggaggaggaggagaagaggctggAGGATGTGTTGATGGAGATGGATAGggaaaggaggaggagagagggagctGGGAGAGCCCAAGGTTGGAAACCCTCTTTGGAGAGCATAATGGAGGTCCCGGAGGTCCAGAGTTCTGATATGGGTGAATGA